The Noviherbaspirillum saxi genome includes a window with the following:
- a CDS encoding LysR substrate-binding domain-containing protein: MDKLRGIQTFIAISERGSLTAAANALDTSLPTVVRKLAELESSLGVRLFNRTTRRIHLTDEGHRYLAICKTALTQLEEAEEALFDAKATPTGKLMLTAPVLFGRLHVAPLVAEFMRMHPSLSVEMLLLDRNIDLIEEGVDVAVRIGHLGDSTLHAVPAGILQRVICASPAYLKQHGTPKHPTELASHAGIRFTGRSVLSEWNFRENGRALTVRFTPRLMTNSVDAAINACRDGLGVGAFLSYMVQGPVGAGELKPILRKFEAEPLPIHMLYPHSKLMSARVRAFIDFAAPRLRAQNFTRL, encoded by the coding sequence ATGGACAAACTGCGCGGCATACAAACCTTCATCGCCATTTCCGAACGCGGCAGCCTCACTGCCGCCGCCAATGCGCTCGACACGTCGCTGCCGACGGTAGTGCGCAAGCTTGCCGAACTGGAAAGCAGTCTCGGCGTGCGCCTGTTCAACCGCACCACCCGCCGCATTCATCTGACTGATGAAGGGCACCGCTATCTGGCCATCTGCAAGACCGCGCTCACTCAGCTGGAAGAAGCCGAGGAAGCGCTGTTCGATGCCAAGGCGACGCCGACCGGCAAGCTGATGTTGACTGCGCCCGTGCTGTTCGGACGCCTGCATGTCGCGCCGCTGGTTGCCGAATTCATGCGCATGCATCCGTCGCTATCGGTAGAGATGCTGCTGCTCGACCGGAATATCGACTTGATCGAGGAAGGCGTCGATGTCGCGGTGCGCATCGGACACCTTGGCGACTCCACCCTACATGCGGTGCCGGCGGGAATACTGCAGCGAGTAATCTGTGCCAGCCCTGCATATCTCAAACAACATGGCACGCCAAAGCATCCGACCGAACTGGCAAGCCATGCGGGCATACGCTTCACCGGACGCAGTGTATTGAGCGAATGGAACTTCCGTGAAAACGGTCGGGCGTTGACGGTGCGCTTTACGCCACGGCTGATGACGAACTCGGTCGATGCGGCGATCAATGCCTGCCGCGACGGACTCGGTGTCGGCGCGTTTCTGTCATACATGGTCCAAGGCCCGGTCGGCGCGGGAGAACTCAAACCCATCTTGCGCAAATTCGAGGCGGAGCCACTACCGATCCATATGCTGTACCCGCACTCAAAGCTGATGTCGGCCCGGGTGCGCGCGTTTAT
- a CDS encoding glutathione S-transferase family protein translates to MQASSPIKLYRSIISGHAHRAELFLSLLGLSYATIDIDLRAGQQHGAEFLKLNPFGQVPVIDDNGTIVCDSNAILTYLALKYGDEHWMPRDPVGAANVQRWLSVAAGQIAFGPGLARIIKQFNRPLDINAAVDLAARLFAVMESELAQRQFLAADHVTIADIAAYSYIARAPEGGISLQPYPALQAWLQRIEALPRFVPMIELPLPAAKVA, encoded by the coding sequence ATGCAGGCATCATCCCCGATCAAGCTTTACCGCAGCATCATCTCCGGCCATGCGCATCGGGCCGAGCTGTTCCTGTCGCTGCTCGGCCTGTCCTATGCAACGATCGATATCGACCTGCGCGCCGGCCAGCAGCACGGTGCCGAATTCCTCAAGCTCAACCCTTTCGGCCAGGTACCGGTGATCGACGACAACGGCACCATCGTCTGCGACTCGAATGCGATCCTGACCTACCTTGCGCTTAAATACGGCGATGAACACTGGATGCCGCGCGACCCGGTGGGCGCGGCCAATGTTCAGCGCTGGCTGTCGGTAGCCGCCGGCCAGATCGCATTCGGCCCCGGCTTGGCGCGCATCATCAAGCAGTTCAACCGGCCGCTTGACATCAACGCCGCGGTCGACTTGGCGGCGCGGCTGTTTGCGGTGATGGAGTCCGAACTCGCACAGCGCCAGTTCCTGGCGGCAGACCATGTGACCATTGCCGACATCGCTGCCTATAGCTACATTGCGCGCGCGCCGGAAGGCGGAATATCTCTGCAGCCATATCCGGCGCTGCAAGCCTGGCTGCAAAGAATTGAAGCCCTGCCGCGCTTCGTGCCGATGATAGAGTTGCCGCTGCCTGCGGCCAAGGTCGCATAA
- a CDS encoding pyridoxamine 5'-phosphate oxidase family protein, whose translation MDAKHLPQVGTRQPFHQGEMAAQERVGVRTQMEKAGATVLRDYMPDQHRQLFSVLPTLLLGGADASGSAWASIVWGKPGFITSPDPTTLRIRATLHRDDPLAPSLKPGTQFGALGLQFETRRRNRANGFIAEVDDEGFTFAVQQSFGNCPRYIQSRELVEGDDAAMEHGNALAGTGTLPDEAMALIRRSDTFFIATAAEASAGMAHGADVSHRGGKPGFVHVDANGVVTWPDFAGNNFFNTVGNLIADGRAGLLFIDFEQGHLLQLSGQAEVIWEQEQAAQFAGAVRLLRFRAERYILHRGIFPMRWSLREQSPYLEPTGTWREVGPGGA comes from the coding sequence ATGGATGCCAAGCACTTGCCGCAGGTCGGGACCCGGCAGCCGTTTCATCAGGGTGAAATGGCGGCGCAAGAGCGTGTTGGGGTGCGTACCCAGATGGAAAAAGCTGGTGCGACCGTGTTGCGCGACTACATGCCGGACCAGCACCGTCAATTGTTTAGCGTATTGCCGACGCTGCTGCTCGGCGGCGCTGATGCAAGCGGATCGGCATGGGCATCGATAGTCTGGGGCAAGCCCGGCTTCATTACCTCGCCGGATCCGACCACGCTACGCATACGTGCAACGCTGCACCGGGATGATCCGCTGGCACCGTCGCTCAAGCCGGGCACGCAATTCGGCGCGCTTGGCCTGCAGTTTGAAACCCGGCGCCGTAACCGTGCCAATGGGTTTATTGCCGAAGTGGATGATGAAGGTTTTACATTCGCGGTACAGCAAAGCTTCGGCAACTGCCCGCGCTATATCCAGAGCCGCGAACTGGTGGAAGGCGACGACGCTGCAATGGAACACGGCAATGCGCTGGCAGGTACCGGCACGCTGCCCGACGAGGCGATGGCGCTGATCCGGCGCAGCGATACCTTTTTTATCGCCACCGCGGCGGAGGCGTCGGCGGGCATGGCACATGGCGCCGATGTTTCGCATCGCGGCGGCAAGCCCGGCTTCGTGCATGTCGATGCGAATGGTGTCGTGACCTGGCCAGACTTTGCCGGAAACAATTTCTTCAATACAGTCGGCAATCTGATCGCCGACGGGCGCGCCGGCCTGCTTTTCATCGACTTTGAGCAAGGCCATCTGCTGCAATTGTCCGGACAGGCGGAAGTGATATGGGAGCAGGAACAGGCGGCGCAATTTGCCGGCGCAGTGCGCCTGCTGCGCTTTCGTGCCGAACGTTACATCCTGCACCGAGGTATTTTCCCGATGCGTTGGTCGTTGCGCGAACAATCGCCTTATCTGGAACCGACCGGCACCTGGCGCGAGGTCGGTCCCGGTGGTGCATAA
- a CDS encoding DUF808 domain-containing protein yields MAGASLLALIDDIATLLDDVSVMTKVAAKKTAGVLGDDLALNAQQVAGVRADRELPVVWAVAKGSMKNKVILVPTALAISAFAPWAVTPLLMIGGAFLCYEGFEKLAHPLLHSKEEDAQEHEQLTAALDNPAVDVTALEKEKISGAVRTDFVLSAEIIAITLGTVATAPFMQQVAVLCGIAIIMTVGVYGFVAGIVKLDDAGLYLSQRTGDNAIRKLQRSIGLLLLRTAPYLMKTLSVLGTAAMFMVGGGILTHGVSVLHHFIEGTAEHVATIPALGHVLAALTPTLLNALVGVIAGALVLAGVTVVSRIFRKKPKHA; encoded by the coding sequence ATGGCCGGAGCCAGCCTGCTCGCCTTGATTGACGACATTGCGACCCTCCTCGACGACGTGTCGGTGATGACCAAAGTGGCCGCGAAAAAAACTGCCGGCGTATTGGGCGATGATCTTGCATTGAATGCCCAGCAAGTTGCGGGCGTACGCGCAGACCGAGAACTTCCGGTGGTATGGGCGGTGGCAAAAGGTTCTATGAAGAACAAGGTCATCCTGGTGCCGACTGCATTGGCTATCAGTGCGTTTGCGCCTTGGGCAGTGACGCCGCTGCTGATGATAGGCGGCGCATTTCTGTGCTATGAGGGTTTTGAAAAGCTCGCGCATCCACTGCTGCACAGCAAGGAAGAAGACGCGCAGGAACATGAACAACTGACAGCCGCGCTCGACAATCCTGCGGTCGATGTGACCGCACTTGAAAAAGAAAAGATTAGCGGCGCGGTGCGGACCGACTTCGTGCTGTCGGCAGAAATCATCGCGATCACGCTGGGCACCGTCGCAACCGCTCCCTTCATGCAGCAGGTGGCGGTGTTATGCGGAATTGCCATCATCATGACGGTCGGCGTGTATGGCTTCGTGGCCGGCATTGTGAAGCTGGATGATGCAGGCTTGTATCTGAGTCAGCGCACCGGCGATAACGCGATTCGCAAGCTGCAGCGCTCGATCGGCCTGCTGTTATTGCGCACTGCGCCTTATCTGATGAAAACCCTGTCGGTACTCGGTACGGCCGCCATGTTCATGGTGGGCGGCGGCATATTGACGCACGGCGTTTCGGTCTTGCACCACTTCATTGAAGGCACGGCCGAGCATGTCGCCACCATACCCGCCCTGGGGCATGTGCTGGCAGCGCTCACGCCGACATTATTGAATGCCCTCGTCGGCGTGATTGCAGGCGCGCTGGTGCTGGCGGGCGTCACGGTGGTGAGCCGGATTTTTCGCAAGAAGCCCAAGCACGCGTGA